The Phocoena phocoena chromosome 4, mPhoPho1.1, whole genome shotgun sequence genome contains a region encoding:
- the CDV3 gene encoding protein CDV3 homolog isoform X1 — translation MAEMEERSLDNFFAKRDKKKKKERSNRAASAAGSAGVAGGSSGAAGAAGGGAGAGTRPGDGGTAGAGATGPGAATKVVTKDEDEWKEFEQKEVDYSGLRVQAMQISSEKEEDESEKREDPGDNWEEGGGGGGGVEKSSGPWNKTAPVQAPPAPVVVTETPEPTMTSGVYRPPGARLTTTRKAPQGPPEIYSDTQFPSLQSTAKHVESRKDKEMEKSFEVVRHKTRGRDEVSKNQALKLQLDNQYAVLENQKSSHTQYN, via the exons ATGGCTGAGATGGAGGAGCGGAGCCTGGACAACTTCTTCGCCAAGAgagacaagaagaagaagaaggagcgGAGCAACCGGGCGGCGAGCGCCGCGGGTTCGGCGGGCGTCGCCGGCGGGAGCAGCGGAGCCGCGGGCGCGGCGGGCGGTGGGGCGGGCGCGGGGACCCGGCCGGGCGACGGCGGGACCGCGGGCGCGGGGGCCACGGGCCCCGGGGCCGCCACCAAGGTTGTGACAAAG GATGAAGATGAGTGGAAAGAATTTGAGCAAAAAGAGGTTGATTACAGCGGCCTAAGAGTTCAAGCAATGCAAATAAG TAG tgaaaaggaagaagatgaaagtgaaaaaagagaagatCCAGGTGATAACTGGGAAGAAGgcggaggaggtggtggtggtgtagaAAAATCTTCAGGTCCCTGGAATAAAACAGCTCCGGTACAAGCACCTCCTGCTCCAGTAGTTG TTACAGAAACCCCAGAACCAACAATGACTAGTGGCGTGTATAGGCCTCCTGGGGCCAGGTTGACCACAACAAGGAAAGCACCCCAAGGACCACCAGAAATCTACAGTGATACACAGTTCCCATCCCTGCAGTCCACTGCCAAGCATGTAGAAAGCCGGAA ggataaagaaatggagaagagcTTTGAAGTAGTAAGACACAAAACTAGAGGTAGGGATGAGGTTTCAAAAAACCAGGCCCTTAAACTTCAGCTAGACAACCAGTATGCTGTGCTTGAGAATCAGAAAAGCAGCCACACACAGTACAATTAA
- the CDV3 gene encoding protein CDV3 homolog isoform X2 — translation MAEMEERSLDNFFAKRDKKKKKERSNRAASAAGSAGVAGGSSGAAGAAGGGAGAGTRPGDGGTAGAGATGPGAATKVVTKDEDEWKEFEQKEVDYSGLRVQAMQISEKEEDESEKREDPGDNWEEGGGGGGGVEKSSGPWNKTAPVQAPPAPVVVTETPEPTMTSGVYRPPGARLTTTRKAPQGPPEIYSDTQFPSLQSTAKHVESRKDKEMEKSFEVVRHKTRGRDEVSKNQALKLQLDNQYAVLENQKSSHTQYN, via the exons ATGGCTGAGATGGAGGAGCGGAGCCTGGACAACTTCTTCGCCAAGAgagacaagaagaagaagaaggagcgGAGCAACCGGGCGGCGAGCGCCGCGGGTTCGGCGGGCGTCGCCGGCGGGAGCAGCGGAGCCGCGGGCGCGGCGGGCGGTGGGGCGGGCGCGGGGACCCGGCCGGGCGACGGCGGGACCGCGGGCGCGGGGGCCACGGGCCCCGGGGCCGCCACCAAGGTTGTGACAAAG GATGAAGATGAGTGGAAAGAATTTGAGCAAAAAGAGGTTGATTACAGCGGCCTAAGAGTTCAAGCAATGCAAATAAG tgaaaaggaagaagatgaaagtgaaaaaagagaagatCCAGGTGATAACTGGGAAGAAGgcggaggaggtggtggtggtgtagaAAAATCTTCAGGTCCCTGGAATAAAACAGCTCCGGTACAAGCACCTCCTGCTCCAGTAGTTG TTACAGAAACCCCAGAACCAACAATGACTAGTGGCGTGTATAGGCCTCCTGGGGCCAGGTTGACCACAACAAGGAAAGCACCCCAAGGACCACCAGAAATCTACAGTGATACACAGTTCCCATCCCTGCAGTCCACTGCCAAGCATGTAGAAAGCCGGAA ggataaagaaatggagaagagcTTTGAAGTAGTAAGACACAAAACTAGAGGTAGGGATGAGGTTTCAAAAAACCAGGCCCTTAAACTTCAGCTAGACAACCAGTATGCTGTGCTTGAGAATCAGAAAAGCAGCCACACACAGTACAATTAA